From the genome of Eublepharis macularius isolate TG4126 chromosome 12, MPM_Emac_v1.0, whole genome shotgun sequence, one region includes:
- the LOC129338234 gene encoding zinc finger matrin-type protein 1-like isoform X2: MAAAAGRERAVGGGGAGGPPLPRGQRADDTLDEATRKELCTDTFCKVCGAVLQFESQRVSHYEGKKHAQKVRLYLQMHSEQEEGQEPGKQKKQYINFQMDPNVDKNTYCSLCNMIFTSPIVAQSHYLGKIHAKKLKQLSADPAQQHPTQSTQPEPGHSAVPELCHESTSQDVDSEDPSLSFSAPFDLDNPEKYCKLCLAPFNNPLMAHQHYVGKKHKRNEERKKLMAEIGPEAITGESKANIGAGNYTCPICSISLTSIEMYQSHMKGNKHHTKEAMIVSLMKNTKSTYNSFQDELADYIKVQKARGLEPKTNFRTLEEEFQREEFEALSGQEKTEFNQDQFLHDTYEPDQHSIFSTKTYVENTLPCRSPALANPRKLEKAPLSQLSTEHCSEKQVSPLTTCKRDDTDRLSDEGLVFSDRSPNYYRGSQEINKNKKKYARDGEKNLCQQLAKCKRKRYHKEDDNLRKDSEKQKQRQDTADSATEGKSKHSKDKGNNESFSEKESRKHKKEKKKAKVSGPTEEEILWNESILGF, from the exons ATGATACATTGGATGAGGCAACGAGAAAAGAACTTTGCACAGACACTTTCTGTAAAGTGTGTGGGGCTGTCCTGCAGTTTGAATCGCAAAGAGTTTCACATTATGAG GGCAAAAAGCATGCTCAGAAAGTTCGACTGTATTTACAAATGCACAGTGAACAGGAGGAGGGACAAGAACCTGGAAAGCAGAAGAAGCAATACATCAATTTCCAG ATGGACCCAAATGTGGACAAAAACACATACTGCAGTCTCTGCAACATGATCTTCACGTCCCCTATTGTTGCTCAGTCACACTACCTGGGCAAAATCCATGCCAAGAAGCTGAAGCAGCTCTCAGCAGACCCGGCTCAGCAGCACCCTACCCAGAGCACGCAGCCAGAACCTG GTCACTCAGCTGTGCCAGAGTTGTGTCACGAGAGTACTTCACAGGATGTTGATTCAGAAGACCCGTCTTTGTCCTTTAGTGCTCCTTTTGATTTAGATAATCCAGAGAAGTACTGCAAGCTTTGCTTGGCGCCCTTCAACAATCCACTCATGGCCCATCAGCACTATGTTGGCAAAAAGCACAAACGAAATGAAGAACGTAAGAAGCTGATGGCTGAGATAGGGCCAGAGGCTATCACCGGAGAATCCAAGGCCAACA TTGGTGCTGGCAACTATACTTGCCCCATATGTAGCATCAGCCTTACATCCATAGAAATGTACCAGTCTCACATGAAGGGAAACAAGCATCATACGAA AGAAGCCATGATTGTTAGTCTGATGAAGAACACCAAGTCAACATACAATTCCTTCCAGGATGAATTAGCAGATTACATTAAAGTGCAAAAAGCAAGAGGTTTGGAACCAAAAACTAATTTCAGAACGCTAGaggaggaatttcaaagggaagaGTTTGAAGCCTTAAGTGGTCAGGAGAAGACTGAATTCAACCAGGATCAATTTTTGCATGATACGTATGAACCAGATCAGCATTCCATTTTTTCCACAAAAACGTATGTTGAAAACACATTGCCTTGTCGGTCACCAGCTCTTGCAAATCCACGGAAATTAGAGAAAGCACCGCTGTCTCAGTTGAGTACAGAACATTGTTCAGAAAAGCAAGTGTCTCCATTGACCACCTGTAAACGAGACGATACGGACCGGTTATCTGATGAAGGACTTGTGTTTTCTGACAGGAGCCCCAACTATTACAGGGGAAGTCAAGAgataaacaaaaacaagaaaaaatatgCCAGAGATGGAGAAAAGAACCTTTGCCAGCAACTTGCAAAGTGCAAAAGAAAGCGGTACCATAAAGAAGATGACAACTTGAGAAAGGAcagtgagaagcaaaagcaaagacAAGATACTGCCGATTCAGCCACTGAGGGAAAATCAAAACACAGCAAAGACAAAGGAAATAACGAGAGTTTTTCTGAAAAGGAGAGCAGAAAAcacaagaaggagaaaaaaaaagcaaaagtcaGTGGACCAACAGAGGAGGAGATACTATGGAATGAATCAATCCTAGGATTCTGA
- the LOC129338234 gene encoding zinc finger matrin-type protein 1-like isoform X1 codes for MAAAAGRERAVGGGGAGGPPLPRGQRADDTLDEATRKELCTDTFCKVCGAVLQFESQRVSHYEGKKHAQKVRLYLQMHSEQEEGQEPGKQKKQYINFQMDPNVDKNTYCSLCNMIFTSPIVAQSHYLGKIHAKKLKQLSADPAQQHPTQSTQPEPGHSAVPELCHESTSQDVDSEDPSLSFSAPFDLDNPEKYCKLCLAPFNNPLMAHQHYVGKKHKRNEERKKLMAEIGPEAITGESKANTVGAGNYTCPICSISLTSIEMYQSHMKGNKHHTKEAMIVSLMKNTKSTYNSFQDELADYIKVQKARGLEPKTNFRTLEEEFQREEFEALSGQEKTEFNQDQFLHDTYEPDQHSIFSTKTYVENTLPCRSPALANPRKLEKAPLSQLSTEHCSEKQVSPLTTCKRDDTDRLSDEGLVFSDRSPNYYRGSQEINKNKKKYARDGEKNLCQQLAKCKRKRYHKEDDNLRKDSEKQKQRQDTADSATEGKSKHSKDKGNNESFSEKESRKHKKEKKKAKVSGPTEEEILWNESILGF; via the exons ATGATACATTGGATGAGGCAACGAGAAAAGAACTTTGCACAGACACTTTCTGTAAAGTGTGTGGGGCTGTCCTGCAGTTTGAATCGCAAAGAGTTTCACATTATGAG GGCAAAAAGCATGCTCAGAAAGTTCGACTGTATTTACAAATGCACAGTGAACAGGAGGAGGGACAAGAACCTGGAAAGCAGAAGAAGCAATACATCAATTTCCAG ATGGACCCAAATGTGGACAAAAACACATACTGCAGTCTCTGCAACATGATCTTCACGTCCCCTATTGTTGCTCAGTCACACTACCTGGGCAAAATCCATGCCAAGAAGCTGAAGCAGCTCTCAGCAGACCCGGCTCAGCAGCACCCTACCCAGAGCACGCAGCCAGAACCTG GTCACTCAGCTGTGCCAGAGTTGTGTCACGAGAGTACTTCACAGGATGTTGATTCAGAAGACCCGTCTTTGTCCTTTAGTGCTCCTTTTGATTTAGATAATCCAGAGAAGTACTGCAAGCTTTGCTTGGCGCCCTTCAACAATCCACTCATGGCCCATCAGCACTATGTTGGCAAAAAGCACAAACGAAATGAAGAACGTAAGAAGCTGATGGCTGAGATAGGGCCAGAGGCTATCACCGGAGAATCCAAGGCCAACA CAGTTGGTGCTGGCAACTATACTTGCCCCATATGTAGCATCAGCCTTACATCCATAGAAATGTACCAGTCTCACATGAAGGGAAACAAGCATCATACGAA AGAAGCCATGATTGTTAGTCTGATGAAGAACACCAAGTCAACATACAATTCCTTCCAGGATGAATTAGCAGATTACATTAAAGTGCAAAAAGCAAGAGGTTTGGAACCAAAAACTAATTTCAGAACGCTAGaggaggaatttcaaagggaagaGTTTGAAGCCTTAAGTGGTCAGGAGAAGACTGAATTCAACCAGGATCAATTTTTGCATGATACGTATGAACCAGATCAGCATTCCATTTTTTCCACAAAAACGTATGTTGAAAACACATTGCCTTGTCGGTCACCAGCTCTTGCAAATCCACGGAAATTAGAGAAAGCACCGCTGTCTCAGTTGAGTACAGAACATTGTTCAGAAAAGCAAGTGTCTCCATTGACCACCTGTAAACGAGACGATACGGACCGGTTATCTGATGAAGGACTTGTGTTTTCTGACAGGAGCCCCAACTATTACAGGGGAAGTCAAGAgataaacaaaaacaagaaaaaatatgCCAGAGATGGAGAAAAGAACCTTTGCCAGCAACTTGCAAAGTGCAAAAGAAAGCGGTACCATAAAGAAGATGACAACTTGAGAAAGGAcagtgagaagcaaaagcaaagacAAGATACTGCCGATTCAGCCACTGAGGGAAAATCAAAACACAGCAAAGACAAAGGAAATAACGAGAGTTTTTCTGAAAAGGAGAGCAGAAAAcacaagaaggagaaaaaaaaagcaaaagtcaGTGGACCAACAGAGGAGGAGATACTATGGAATGAATCAATCCTAGGATTCTGA